From the Candidatus Binatia bacterium genome, one window contains:
- the sppA gene encoding signal peptide peptidase SppA, whose amino-acid sequence MAKPRHPAGRAFRFFLAFAGVFAFVAFVVTLLPGSPGGSLLRTGDLHVALVPLRGEISRSDAFVETLSDLQKDSSVGAVVVRIESPGGAVAPSQEMYDAVLRLREEKPVIASLGSVAASGGYYVACAADVVVANPGTLTGSIGVIMQLTNLEGLMDKVGVRAEIVTAGTQKDMGSPFRSLSAPERAIFQTMADEVHTQFIDAVAVGRGMTPEAMRRVSTGRTFTGEQAQGLGLVDELGGLHEAVAIAAARAGIEGEPVVEKVSPRRGPWWMRALFSDESGVSAGGSALSHFADSLATLAGTSGDERTPQFLWRLPVVTEGLR is encoded by the coding sequence GTGGCCAAGCCCCGTCACCCCGCCGGGCGAGCGTTTCGTTTCTTTCTGGCCTTCGCCGGCGTGTTCGCGTTCGTTGCGTTCGTCGTGACGTTGTTGCCGGGAAGCCCCGGGGGCTCGCTCTTGCGGACGGGCGACTTGCACGTCGCTCTGGTTCCTCTGCGCGGTGAGATCAGCCGGTCGGATGCCTTCGTCGAGACTTTGTCCGACCTTCAGAAGGACAGCTCGGTCGGCGCGGTCGTCGTTCGTATCGAGTCGCCCGGTGGCGCGGTTGCGCCGTCGCAGGAAATGTATGACGCGGTTCTTCGTTTGCGCGAAGAGAAGCCGGTGATTGCCTCTTTGGGCTCCGTGGCGGCATCGGGCGGGTACTACGTCGCGTGTGCCGCAGACGTGGTGGTGGCCAACCCGGGGACGCTTACGGGCTCGATTGGTGTGATCATGCAGCTCACCAACCTCGAGGGCTTGATGGACAAAGTCGGGGTGCGAGCCGAGATCGTGACCGCCGGGACGCAGAAGGACATGGGGTCCCCGTTCCGGAGCTTGTCGGCTCCCGAGCGGGCCATCTTTCAGACGATGGCCGACGAGGTTCACACGCAGTTTATCGACGCCGTTGCGGTCGGTCGCGGGATGACGCCTGAGGCGATGCGTCGCGTGTCGACCGGGCGAACGTTTACGGGAGAGCAGGCGCAGGGGCTGGGCCTCGTCGACGAGCTCGGTGGGCTCCATGAGGCCGTTGCGATTGCCGCGGCGAGGGCCGGGATCGAGGGTGAGCCCGTCGTCGAGAAGGTCTCCCCCCGGCGCGGGCCCTGGTGGATGCGGGCTTTGTTCTCGGACGAATCCGGCGTGAGCGCCGGTGGTTCGGCCCTCAGCCACTTCGCCGATTCCCTCGCGACTCTTGCCGGGACTTCCGGGGACGAACGTACCCCGCAGTTTCTGTGGCGCTTGCCCGTCGTGACCGAAGGGCTTCGCTGA
- a CDS encoding integration host factor subunit beta — translation MTKRELIETVANARPLLPRRDVETLVNAVFKTLSEALTRGERIEIRGFGSFIVKRRNAREGLNPKTGEAVSVSAKRVPFFKAGKELKLRVDKKPGDVGDEIAETNVALGEATAVGAPGEES, via the coding sequence ATGACCAAGCGCGAACTCATCGAGACTGTGGCCAACGCGCGGCCGCTCCTGCCGAGGCGGGACGTCGAGACTCTGGTCAACGCTGTGTTCAAAACTCTCTCGGAAGCTCTCACCCGTGGGGAGCGGATCGAGATTCGGGGCTTCGGTAGTTTCATCGTGAAGCGGCGGAATGCGCGTGAAGGGCTCAACCCGAAGACGGGCGAGGCCGTGTCTGTGTCGGCGAAGCGGGTGCCGTTCTTCAAAGCTGGCAAGGAGCTCAAGTTGCGCGTCGACAAGAAGCCCGGCGACGTCGGCGACGAGATCGCCGAGACGAACGTCGCCCTCGGCGAGGCGACTGCGGTCGGCGCACCCGGCGAGGAAAGCTAA